From a single Halorussus limi genomic region:
- a CDS encoding helix-turn-helix domain-containing protein, with protein sequence MDKLDGVPLSALQDQLDAAESAKATKRLMVAIAYKDGVSVSVLSERYDVPESTLYYWLDRIAEKPLSEAVEDDDRPGRPSELAADEREAVFDALADSPAAYDFEASSWTPELVRELIEREYGVSYSLGHVRRLIRDADVSV encoded by the coding sequence ATGGACAAGCTCGACGGTGTCCCGCTCTCGGCCCTGCAGGACCAACTCGACGCGGCGGAGAGCGCGAAGGCCACCAAGCGCCTGATGGTGGCCATCGCGTACAAGGACGGCGTGTCGGTCTCGGTCCTCTCGGAGCGGTACGACGTTCCGGAATCGACGCTCTACTACTGGCTCGACCGCATCGCCGAGAAACCCCTCTCCGAGGCCGTCGAGGACGACGACCGGCCGGGCCGGCCCTCGGAACTCGCCGCCGACGAGCGCGAGGCGGTGTTCGACGCGCTCGCGGACTCGCCCGCCGCCTACGACTTCGAGGCCTCGTCGTGGACGCCCGAACTCGTCCGGGAACTCATCGAGCGCGAGTACGGCGTCTCCTACTCGCTCGGCCACGTCAGACGCCTGATTCGAGATGCGGACGTGTCTGTCTGA